A genome region from Salvia splendens isolate huo1 chromosome 19, SspV2, whole genome shotgun sequence includes the following:
- the LOC121780072 gene encoding uncharacterized protein LOC121780072 codes for MARTEYSSEFKNQVVQFIIGKCVNGVPPRGTLKEAQLKFKICRQTTTRYWNAAKKQQANGEVIQLVSQRKMRKYPKKIVLDIELLKTIHFTKRSNLLSLSNALKCSKTTVWRWVQAGLIRPHTSAIKPNLTADHMLLRLRFTLQSLELDRILNRIMFRNMDNTIHIDEKWFYITQGSQRFYLAPGEAEPHRTCKNKKFISKIMFMCAVSRPLFGQNGEVLFDGKIGIFPFTKQVAAQRTSKNRVAGTMETKPIESITKEVTKQCLINKIIPTIFEKWPEGASKRIRIQQDNAKPHIKDTDPDFKVAAQQHGFSLSLVQQPPCSPDTNVNDLGWFRAIQSLQVQTACKTIDDLIKAVEKSFHDLSPQTLDNVFLSLQSCMVEILKVKGQNSYKVPHLGKNNLRRNAQLPKNLEVSLELVMETIAYLKQKGCFEGLEIITQALGVAFL; via the exons ATGGCAAGAACTGAGTATTCCTCAGAATTTAAGAACCAAGtggttcaattcatcattggTAAGTGCGTCAACGGAGTACCACCCCGTGGCACATTGAAGGAAGCTCAGTTGAAGTTCAAAATTTGTCGTCAAACCACAACGAGGTACTGGAACGCTGCGAAGAAACAACAAGCAAATGGAGAAGTTATTCAGTTGGTGAGTcaaagaaaaatgagaaaatatccTAAGAAAATTGTTTTAGATATTGAATTACTCAAAACCATTCACTTTACCAAGAGGAGCAATTTACTTAGCCTGTCAAATGCTCTTAAATGCTCCAAAACAACTGTTTGGAGATGGGTACAAGCAGGCCTCATTAGGCCTCATACTTCGGCCATTAAGCCCAACTTAACAGCTGATCATATGCTACTGAGATTGAGATTCACATTGCAATCATTAGAACTGGATAGAATTTTGAACAGAATCATGTTCAGGAACATGGATAACACCATCCATATTGATGAAAAATGGTTTTACATCACTCAAGGTAGCCAAAGGTTCTACCTTGCACCTGGTGAGGCAGAGCCCCACAGAACATGTAAGAACAAGAAGTTCATATCGAAGATTATGTTCATGTGTGCAGTGAGCAGACCATTGTTTGGTCAAAATGGAGAAGTATTGTTCGATGGAAAAATTGGCATTTTTCCATTCACTAAACAGGTTGCAGCACAAAGAACAAGTAAGAACAGGGTTGCTGGAACAATGGAGACTAAACCAATTGAAAGCATAACAAAGGAGGTCACCAAACAATGCTTGATCAACAAG ATCATACCTACTATCTTTGAGAAATGGCCAGAGGGGGCAAGTAAAAGAATAAGGATACAACAAGACAATGCAAAGCCACACATCAAAGACACTGACCCAGACTTTAAGGTTGCTGCACAGCAACATGGATTTTCCTTGTCACTTGTGCAGCAGCCACCATGCTCTCCAGACACCAATGTTAACGATTTGGGATGGTTCAGAGCGATACAGTCACTACAAGTGCAGACTGCATGCAAGACTATTGATGACTTGATTAAAGCTGTGGAGAAATCATTTCATGATTTATCTCCACAGACTTTAGACAATGTTTTTCTGTCTTTGCAAAGTTGCATGGTAGAAATTCTCAAGGTTAAGGGCCAGAATAGTTACAAGGTCCCTCATCTAGGGAAGAATAACCTAAGGAGGAACGCACAACTGCCCAAGAATCTAGAAGTGTCATTGGAGTTGGTCATGGAAACCATTGCATATTTAAAGCAAAAGGGTTGTTTTGAAGGACTTGAGATAATTACTCAAGCATTAGGTGTGGCTTTCCTATAG
- the LOC121778841 gene encoding gibberellin 20 oxidase 2-like: protein MDSNDAFNILLNPNLSQNLQKFTWPKEENTSSNQELNEPIIDLEGFHGGSAAETAGTTDLIRAACLGHGLFQVINHGVDLDLIKSVNDHVNLFFNLPKETQMRVHRLPGKIWGYSFAHADRFSLKLPWKEIFSCIFREDGHDSEETLFFETAFGQEFEKIRLDFQNYGHAMKKLSLTIMEILGMSLGVDKQHYKDFFEDGSSILRFNFYPPCQEPDQTLGTGPHCDPTALTILYQDQVRGLEVLDDGLWKSVRPRPDALVVSLGDTFSALANGVYKSCPHRAVVNKSMGRISMVYFLLPAEEKVIKPPKNLVSSERLRQYPDFKWSDFHNFTQNHYRVDLATLQNFSKWFISHQPT, encoded by the exons ATGGATTCCAACGATGCATTCAACATCCTTCTCAATCCAAATTTGTCCCAAAATCTACAAAAATTCACTTGGCCAAAAGAGGAAAACACCTCCTCAAATCAAGAACTCAACGAGCCAATCATCGACCTCGAGGGCTTCCACGGGGGCAGCGCGGCCGAGACAGCCGGAACCACTGACCTCATTCGAGCCGCTTGCCTCGGCCACGGCTTGTTCCAAGTGATCAACCATGGCGTCGATTTGGACCTCATAAAATCCGTAAATGATCACGTAAATTTATTCTTTAATCTCCCAAAAGAGACACAAATGAGGGTTCATAGGCTTCCCGGCAAAATTTGGGGCTATTCTTTTGCACATGCAGATCGTTTCTCTTTGAAGCTTCCATGGAAAGAAATATTTTCTTGCATTTTTCGTGAAGATGGCCATGATTCGGAGGAAACCCTTTTTTTCGAAACGGCGTTTGGTCAAGAATTTGAGAAGATAAG attgGATTTCCAAAATTATGGTCATGCCATGAAAAAATTGTCTCTAACCATAATGGAGATATTAGGGATGAGTTTGGGGGTTGATAAACAACACTATAAAGATTTTTTTGAAGATGGTAGCTCTATATTGAGATTCAACTTCTACCCTCCATGCCAAGAGCCAGACCAAACCCTTGGCACTGGACCTCACTGTGATCCCACTGCTCTCACCATTCTTTACCAAGATCAAGTTAGAGGTCTCGAGGTCTTAGACGACGGCCTATGGAAGTCAGTGAGGCCAAGACCCGATGCCCTAGTCGTCAGTCTTGGCGACACTTTCTCT GCCTTAGCAAATGGAGTATACAAGAGCTGCCCACATAGAGCTGTTGTGAACAAATCAATGGGGAGAATTTCAATGGTGTATTTCTTGCTCCCTGCAGAAGAGAAAGTGATTAAGCCTCCCAAAAATCTAGTGAGCTCAGAGAGGCTGAGACAATATCCAGATT